A single region of the Brachypodium distachyon strain Bd21 chromosome 3, Brachypodium_distachyon_v3.0, whole genome shotgun sequence genome encodes:
- the LOC104583990 gene encoding neurofilament light polypeptide-like, whose product MDWNIADNYEVTSSTLQSARQSPLVGPPPAATPESVSAQMYQARVAFFEVSRSAESCMNKRTATFKTLLAKYKKLEAEHEALKADRESQTGDNAQVAELLKRVTKVQDEKTQLAEQHQEEVARLQAQVAAQAEAHKTEVGQLTSALSTQADEKIRLESEVQKCKGLVAEIETRATAVEREDAEKSRLLKVVRHEVVKIDNMLSKFFPQSVETAQAAMTKVRRKRDPAGTTPFEYDLVDYLVSIASRVKPLKSFGVNMLNAGIWAFRALWPGEEAPTGIPELATQLLEVKDRLNDWRESAARVGADEALSFVLSWYDGINLDVLQSMRAGSPYLSDPELIAKRKERAYSFIQYADVHKFVEGPTSEAEAEMADEDEEEAVDEEIVVESASTATDAPSSGANNPSISS is encoded by the exons ATGGACTGGAACATCGCCGATAACTATGAGGTGACCTCCAGCACCCTCCAGTCAGCGCGGCAAAGCCCCCTGGTGGGACCTCCACCTGCGGCGACTCCAGAATCGGTGTCTGCCCAGATGTACCAAGCAAGGGTGGCCTTTTTTGAGGTCAGCCGATCTGCAGAG TCCTGCATGAATAAGCGCACCGCTACTTTCAAgactttgctagcaaagtacaagaagctggaggcggagcacgagGCCTTGAAAGCCGATCGCGAGAGCCAGA CCGGGGATAATGCGCAAGTGGCGGAGCTCCTGAAGCGCGTCACCAAAGTCCAAG atgagaagactcaGCTAGCCGAGCAGCATCAGGAGGAAGTGGCCCGGTTGCAAGCACAAGTCGCGGCACAGGCCGAGGCGCATAAGACCGAGGTGGGTcaactcacctcggccctctctaCCCAGGCCGATGAAAAGATCCGCCTGGAGAGCGAGGTACAGAAATGCAAGGGTCTGGTCGCCGAGATTGAGACCCGCGCCACTGCCGTCGAGAGGGAGGATGCTGAGAAGAGCCGGCTGCTTAAGGTTGTCCGGCATGAGGTCGTCAAGATCGACAATATGCTGAGCA AATTTTTCCCACAATCGGTCGAGACCGCCCAAGCTGCCATGACCAAGGTGCGCAGGAAGAGGGATCCAGCAGGAACGACCCCCTTTGAATACGATTTAGTGGATTATCTGGTCAGCATTGCTAGTCGGGTAAAGCCTTTGAAGTCGTTCGGGGTTAACATGCTGAATGCCGGCATCTGGGCCTTCCGAGCTCTATGGccaggagaagaagctccgacCGGCATCCCGGAACTGGCGACGCAGCTTCTCGAGGTGAAGGATCGCCTCAACGATTGGCGGGAGTCAGCCGCacgcgtcggcgccgacgaggcgttGTCGTTCGTACTATCTTGGTACGATGGCATCAACCTCGATGTGCTGCAATCGATGCGAGCCGGCTCCCCCTATCTCTCGGATCCTGAGCTGATCGCCAAGCGTAAAGAGcgggcctactccttcatTCAGTATGCTGATGTGCATAAGTTTGTAGAGGGCCCGACATCCGAGGCAGAGGCCGAGATGgccgatgaagatgaagaagaagcagtTGATGAGGAAATTGTCGTCGAGTCGGCGTCCACCGCCACGGATGCTCCGAGTTCTGGCGCCAACAATCCCTCCATCTCTTCTTAG
- the LOC100842766 gene encoding abscisic acid receptor PYL8 — protein sequence MVEIDGAVGVGGGAGGVEGARRWRLADERCDLRATESDYVRRFHPHEPRDHQCSSAVAKHIKAPVHLVWSLVRRFDQPQLFKPFVSRCEMKGNIEIGSVREVNVKSGLPATRSTERLELLDDTEHILSVKFVGGDHRLKNYSSILTVHPEVIDGRPGTLVIESFVVDVPEGNTKDETCYFVEALIKCNLKSLAEVSERLVVKDQTEPLDR from the exons atggtggagaTAGACGGAGCCGTGGgagtcggaggaggagcgggaggagtggaaggggcccggcggtggcggctagCGGACGAGCGGTGCGACCTGCGCGCCACGGAATCGGACTACGTGCGGCGGTTCCACCCGCACGAGCCGCGCGACCACCagtgctcctccgccgtcgccaAGCACATCAAAGCCCCCGTGCACCTC GTTTGGTCTCTGGTTAGGCGGTTTGATCAGCCACAGCTGTTTAAGCCCTTTGTGAGCCGTTGCGAAATGAAAGGGAACATTGAGATTGGGAGTGTGAGGGAGGTCAATGTTAAGTCCGGGCTTCCTGCCACGAGAAGCACCGAGAGGCTGGAGCTGTTAGATGATACTGAGCACATACTCAGCGTCAAGTTTGTTGGAGGTGACCATAGACTCAAG AACTATTCGTCCATTCTTACAGTGCACCCTGAGGTGATCGACGGGCGGCCCGGGACGCTGGTGATCGAGTCTTTTGTGGTGGACGTCCCTGAGGGGAACACGAAAGATGAAACTTGCTACTTCGTCGAGGCCCTCATCAAGTGCAACCTCAAGTCGCTTGCAGAGGTGTCGGAGCGCCTCGTCGTCAAGGATCAAACAGAGCCCCTCGACCGGTGA
- the LOC104583989 gene encoding predicted GPI-anchored protein 58: MFALQRNEDGNSLDKRFVAPRRTIDNEVLDSEDHMPIAHAGPRHVEYEPAAAKTSGPAAAEASGRERRAVPKRAAEKDLPKTVKRKKTASRGPNPKPLIAGVALTATQSQTCITSEIPAAPSPHAEAATQATGETEIAVDPTSSVRDVGPSVDASNVASAGTSATGTLAAGTAPSSAATETLTEPQATETAQQPAMGPQEPQGPQPTPTAPSSPPQPEATQLAAAKAK, encoded by the exons ATGTTCGCTCTTCAGCGCAACGAGGACGGAAATTCCCTAGACAAACGCTTCGTGGCCCCGCGCAGGACCATCGACAATGAAGTTCTGGACTCTGAGGATCACATGCCGATAGCCCATGCCGGCCCTCGTCACGTCGAAT ACGAGCCTGCTGCTGCCAAGACGTCGGGCCCGGCCGCTGCTGAAGCATCGGGCCGAGAGAGACGCGCCGTCCCGAAGCGCGCCGCCGAGAAGGATCTTCCGAAGACTGTTAAGCGGAAGAAGACTGCCAGCCGTGGACCCAATCCGAAGCCCTTGATCGCCGG GGTGGCTCTGACGGCCACGCAATCTCAGACGTGTATCACGTCTGAGATCCCGGCGGCTCCATCTCCCCATGCCGAGGCTGCGACCCAAGCCACCGGTGAGACCGAGATTGCCGTGGACCCGACATCCTCCgtccgggatgtcggcccgagcGTCGATGCCTCGAACGTCGCTTCAGCCGGGACATCCGCAACCGGGACCTTGGCTGCCGGGACTGCTCCTTCCTCGGCGGCAACCGAGACATTGACGGAGCCGCAGGCCACGGAGACTGCACAGCAGCCGGCAATGGGGCCCCAAGAACCCCAAGGACCACAGCCGACTCCGACGGCGCCATCGTCACCACCGCAGCCGGAAGCTACTCAGCTTGCTGCAGCAAAAGCCAAATAG